A window of Deinococcus sp. HSC-46F16 contains these coding sequences:
- the rfbB gene encoding dTDP-glucose 4,6-dehydratase, giving the protein MNLLITGGCGFIGSNFVRYWLEQHPDDQVVVYDKLTYAGRRENLHDLWDRPNLSLVVGDIADQALVRCTCQEHGTELIVNFAAETHVDQSILGPLVFTDTNVRGTHVLLEVARELGVRLHHISTDEVYGHIPDGHQSVETDPLAPRSPYAASKAAADQLVQAYHITYGLPVTITRGANNVGPYQYPEKAVPLFSTNAILGELLPVYGDGRQMRDYAHVYDHCTGIEAVLLRGQVGEVYNVGTGREMTNLEMVDIVLETLGQDHSLVRHVTDRPGHDRRYSMNVDKLRGLDWEPRYDPRQAVAEAARWYAGNRWWWEPIRSGEFRDYYERQYAGRLAGKVEG; this is encoded by the coding sequence ATGAATCTACTGATTACTGGGGGCTGCGGCTTTATCGGCAGCAACTTCGTCCGTTACTGGCTGGAGCAGCATCCCGATGACCAGGTGGTGGTGTACGACAAGCTGACCTACGCTGGGCGCCGGGAGAACCTGCACGACCTGTGGGACAGGCCGAACCTGAGCCTGGTCGTCGGGGACATCGCGGATCAGGCCCTGGTGCGCTGCACCTGCCAGGAACACGGCACCGAGCTGATCGTCAACTTCGCCGCCGAAACCCACGTCGACCAGAGCATCCTGGGACCGCTCGTTTTTACCGACACCAACGTCCGTGGCACCCACGTCCTGCTGGAAGTCGCCCGCGAGTTGGGCGTGCGGCTGCACCACATCAGCACCGACGAGGTCTACGGCCATATCCCGGATGGGCACCAGAGCGTGGAGACCGACCCCCTGGCCCCGCGCAGCCCCTATGCGGCGAGCAAGGCGGCAGCCGATCAGCTCGTGCAGGCCTACCACATCACCTACGGGCTGCCCGTGACGATCACGCGGGGTGCGAACAACGTAGGGCCGTACCAGTATCCGGAAAAGGCGGTGCCCCTCTTCTCCACGAACGCCATCCTGGGTGAGCTGCTCCCCGTCTACGGGGATGGACGGCAGATGCGCGACTACGCCCACGTGTACGACCACTGCACGGGCATTGAGGCGGTGCTGCTGCGCGGGCAGGTCGGGGAGGTCTACAACGTGGGCACGGGCCGCGAGATGACCAACCTGGAGATGGTGGACATCGTGCTGGAGACGCTGGGGCAAGACCATAGCTTGGTGCGGCACGTCACCGACCGTCCCGGCCACGACCGCCGCTACTCCATGAACGTGGACAAGCTCAGGGGCCTGGACTGGGAGCCCCGCTACGATCCCCGGCAGGCCGTCGCCGAGGCCGCCCGCTGGTATGCCGGGAACCGCTGGTGGTGGGAACCGATCCGCAGCGGCGAGTTCCGCGACTACTACGAGCGGCAGTACGCCGGGCGTCTCGCCGGAAAGGTGGAAGGGTGA
- a CDS encoding Wzz/FepE/Etk N-terminal domain-containing protein, with amino-acid sequence MTPADRTGENEIDLSVLWRGLRRRLPWILGTALLLALATFLWSRSQPPVYESTASLIAANNQGQDSTLGTALVKAPPLPEGAVAQALQSTQVIGPLTRSIQAAEEIPAAERERLIQGLSRELREQRLQTITLTSRLDPGGNGIYTLRARARTPEAAQRLANLASTALLTWDRNRALENLRRAQAGFEAQLAQVDQQLGVPGLPSVERQTLIARRANIQGNLIQTQLLEDSVAGVLSTLAPAVAPLDPVSPKPLRNAVLAGLLGLLLATGVVTLLTVLDRTVRTEDDLLSLGLPTLAVIPRLRQRDVVFSGIVRAARQAGLYEAIGFLRVNLLTALSGQAHPVVMITSTAPGEGKSSLTATLADGLASSGQRVLIIDADLRRGTQAAVWQKFNEQGRWRSLNGGGGARTTREALLAPHNAEVLEVERNVDMLPAGPGLQDSLAVFNRADLQAALGLWRREYDLVLIDSAPLLALADGLVVGAHVDAVVMVTEYGRTNMQAVRSALRRAERAGLKIIGFVVNKSDAREGSGYGYSYAYAPREGAKV; translated from the coding sequence CGGCCCTGCTGCTGGCCCTTGCTACCTTCTTGTGGTCGCGCAGTCAGCCTCCGGTCTACGAGAGTACGGCCAGCCTGATTGCCGCCAACAACCAGGGGCAGGACAGCACGCTCGGCACGGCCTTAGTCAAGGCACCTCCCTTGCCGGAAGGCGCGGTGGCCCAGGCGTTGCAGAGCACCCAGGTGATCGGCCCCCTGACCCGGTCGATTCAGGCCGCCGAGGAGATTCCGGCGGCGGAGCGCGAGCGGCTCATTCAGGGGCTTTCGCGCGAGCTGCGTGAGCAGCGTCTCCAGACCATCACGTTGACCTCCCGTCTCGATCCAGGGGGCAACGGCATCTATACCCTGCGTGCCCGTGCCCGGACGCCGGAAGCGGCGCAGCGGCTGGCGAACCTCGCGAGTACGGCCTTGCTGACCTGGGACCGGAACCGTGCGCTGGAGAACCTGCGCCGGGCGCAGGCCGGTTTTGAGGCTCAGCTCGCTCAGGTCGACCAGCAACTGGGGGTTCCTGGATTGCCCTCGGTCGAGCGGCAGACCCTCATCGCAAGGCGGGCCAACATCCAGGGCAACCTGATCCAGACCCAGCTGCTGGAAGATTCGGTCGCGGGCGTACTGAGTACCCTCGCGCCTGCCGTCGCGCCGCTGGACCCGGTCTCCCCCAAGCCCCTGCGCAACGCCGTGCTCGCCGGACTGCTGGGCTTGCTGCTGGCGACGGGTGTGGTGACGCTGCTGACGGTCCTCGACCGCACCGTCCGGACGGAAGACGACCTGCTTTCCCTGGGCCTGCCCACCCTGGCGGTGATTCCACGGCTGCGCCAGCGGGACGTCGTGTTCTCGGGCATCGTGCGGGCGGCGCGGCAGGCGGGGCTGTACGAGGCCATCGGCTTCCTGCGGGTCAACCTGCTGACAGCGCTCTCGGGTCAGGCCCACCCGGTCGTCATGATCACCTCGACCGCGCCGGGCGAGGGCAAGAGCAGCTTGACCGCCACCCTGGCGGATGGACTCGCCTCCAGCGGCCAGCGGGTGCTGATCATCGACGCTGATCTGCGGCGCGGCACGCAGGCAGCCGTGTGGCAGAAGTTCAACGAGCAGGGCCGCTGGCGCTCCCTGAACGGCGGGGGCGGTGCCCGCACCACCCGTGAAGCGCTGCTGGCGCCCCACAACGCCGAGGTGTTGGAGGTCGAGCGCAACGTGGACATGCTCCCCGCCGGGCCGGGCCTGCAAGACAGTCTCGCGGTCTTCAATCGGGCTGACCTGCAGGCTGCGCTCGGCCTGTGGCGGCGGGAGTACGACCTCGTCCTGATCGACAGTGCCCCGCTGCTTGCTCTGGCCGACGGGCTGGTTGTGGGTGCTCACGTGGACGCCGTGGTAATGGTGACCGAGTATGGCCGCACCAATATGCAGGCGGTGCGGTCGGCGCTGCGCCGCGCGGAGCGGGCAGGCCTGAAGATCATCGGCTTCGTGGTCAACAAGTCGGATGCGCGGGAGGGGAGCGGCTACGGGTACTCCTACGCCTACGCACCGAGGGAGGGGGCCAAGGTATGA